The following are from one region of the Sorghum bicolor cultivar BTx623 chromosome 2, Sorghum_bicolor_NCBIv3, whole genome shotgun sequence genome:
- the LOC8079186 gene encoding uncharacterized protein LOC8079186: protein MEAEVPLDFALFQLSPRRQRCELVVCGNGRTEKIASGSVKPFVAHLRAAEEQASAQPPPPAIRLQLERPAPWFSKGTLERFVRFVSTPEVLELANTYDLEMSQLEGARKIYAQGGTGDATSGGTAENATASAAAAAAADITKKELLRAIDVRLSALKQDLAAACSRASSAGFNPNSVSELVLFANHFGASRLSEACTKFMSLCQRHPDISPQTTQPAVPHWKVFDDGNVRGSSSSDMSIDEPQVDLGESNNKSTVSGSGSQVHRLSNSQGLEAAAEQQPKPTIQQAVDKQEAETDASPAPAVGGLSRRLSVKDRINMFESQKKEQTPSSGNSNSAGTGRVVPGKGEHRRVPSGASMEKLVRRWSSVSDMSIDLSNNESGNLNDKKDNGTPVGTPTSTDLEANSKVRANEDSNGQKDSVTSHSWPCQKDNVPMDLATTDLCPPSTLNNTPAPHKESIYGDGAENDMVINSSIESESSFGKEPGVIQGNTRMSNHVTSNVSTRNRLKSSGKQVEEALLKNKDSLTSASSEEHVRMIDKEITGVAHEVPVASEQIPQNDIRGLHTKDIHTEAEVTGRKDQRSRSFGKVSGGVNPKPKASSNSRANVKGSSGRDEITSTETEFRDVSLQRNRLVRKAEDVGRKVTAGSDSDCSGRQGTNLSRQSSITDQELNLQARVMRPGKGNQDRHGELQMKANELEKLFAEHKLTSSRRGKPTDVQADSTPTVSEVKQTMVLHETIHTKQVVKESVTTNDFDAGELLKMVNNQGFNISTPQKLGILSLEESRGKFYEHYMQKRDAKLKEGWKLQREEKEAMLKAMHESLERSKAELLAKFSRSADVPDSTYVAHCSQKILPSRSGRKNKDQGVDSFLVEEELNSDYLSGDGSSRSADSRKHFSNKVASTQKASAGPIHKRSSRIASSGYANRRNPPENPLAQSVPSFSDLRKENTKPSPGLSRATARVQQKSFARSKSIIEESKSILKEDQSRRSQSMRKSQIPDELKDISSGNEDIYNWAPSRISKNQSEGAFAHSARRVGPPKPFLRKGNGTHPVIGIAGFQAAAAMMANALQHGDSGDFEDQQEDSPDDAKEEEEYESIEENLRESDFPADSDSENPRVSHEFGNSDDPGSENGDADFPSESAIGGTKFTAFTGNVHNPTGDVPAPWSSRLPQLFPYTNDNSDGDAFADSPSGSPSPWNSHSLDEITDADVSRMRKKWGSAQMPFAGVNASQQPRKDVSKGLKKLWKFGRKTRAGDGSVNDWVSASTASECDDDMEDGRDLVVGSSDDFRKSRMGYLASYDGFVENEVFAEQEQSLRSSIPNPPANFRLREDQLTGSSLKAPRSFFSLPTFRSKGGDARLR from the exons ATGGAGGCCGAGGTGCCGCTCGACTTCGCGCTCTTCCAGCTATCCCCACGGCGTCAGCG GTGCGAGCTGGTGGTGTGCGGCAATGGGCGGACGGAGAAGATCGCGTCAGGGTCGGTGAAGCCGTTCGTGGCGCACCTGCGGGCTGCGGAGGAGCAGGCGTCGGCACAGCCACCGCCGCCGGCCATCCGGCTGCAGCTGGAGCGGCCCGCCCCGTGGTTTAGCAAGGGCACCCTTGAGAG GTTCGTGCGCTTCGTGAGCACGCCGGAGGTTCTGGAGTTGGCGAACACCTATGATTTAGAGATGTCGCAGCTGGAAGGGGCCAGGAAGATTTATGCGCAGGGA GGTACTGGAGATGCTACCTCAGGTGGAACTG CTGAAAACGCTACAGcctcagcggcggcggcggcagcagcagatATTACAAA GAAAGAACTTCTTAGGGCAATTGATGTGCGTCTAAGCGCCCTTAAACAAGATCTGGCCGCAGCTTGTTCTCGAGCATCCTCTGCTGGGTTCAATCCAAACAGTGTATCTGAACTTGTTCTTTTTGCTAACCATTTTGGTGCCAGTCGGCTGAG CGAAGCATGCACAAAATTCATGTCACTTTGCCAGCGGCATCCTGACATCAGTCCTCAAACTACACAGCCAGCAGTTCCACACTGGAAGGTCTTTGACGATGGGAATGTCCGCGGTTCTTCCAGTTCAGACATGTCTATAGATGAGCCACAAGTTGATCTTGGTGAATCCAACAACAAATCTACAGTCAGTGGTAGTGGCTCTCAGGTCCACAGACTAAGCAACAGCCAAGGTTTAGAAGCCGCTGCagaacagcaacccaagccaaCCATCCAACAGGCAGTAGATAAACAAGAAGCAGAAACAGATGCGTCTCCTGCACCTGCTGTAGGAGGGCTTTCAAGGCGGCTGAGTGTGAAGGACAGGATAAACATGTTTGAGAGCCAGAAAAAGGAGCAGACTCCAAGTTCTGGTAACAGCAACTCAGCAGGTACTGGTAGGGTGGTTCCAGGGAAAGGTGAGCACCGCAGGGTTCCTTCTGGCGCCTCCATGGAGAAGTTAGTTAGAAGGTGGAGCAGTGTTAGCGACATGAGTATTGATCTCAGCAACAATGAGAGCGGTAACTTAAATGACAAAAAGGATAATGGAACTCCTGTCGGGACTCCAACATCTACTGATTTGGAGGCCAACTCTAAAGTAAGAGCTAACGAGGATTCTAATGGACAGAAGGATTCAGTCACATCACACTCTTGGCCTTGTCAAAAGGATAATGTACCAATGGATCTGGCCACCACAGATTTGTGCCCACCCTCAACTTTAAATAATACACCTGCTCCTCATAAAGAGAGTATATATGGTGATGGTGCAGAAAACGACATGGTTATAAACTCTAGCATTGAGAGTGAGTCATCCTTTGGGAAAGAACCGGGGGTTATTCAAGGAAACACAAGGATGTCAAATCATGTTACTTCAAATGTTTCCACTCGAAACCGTCTAAAATCTTCTGGAAAGCAAGTTGAGGAAGCCTTGCTGAAAAATAAGGATAGTTTAACTAGCGCATCGTCAGAGGAGCATGTCCGCATGATAGATAAGGAAATCACAGGTGTTGCTCATGAAGTACCAGTTGCAAGTGAACAGATTCCCCAGAATGATATTAGAGGTCTCCATACAAAAGATATTCACACTGAAGCAGAAGTGACTGGAAGGAAGGATCAGCGTTCACGATCATTTGGAAAGGTATCTGGTGGTGttaatcctaaaccaaaagcgtCATCCAATTCCCGAGCTAATGTTAAAGGCTCATCTGGTAGGGATGAGATTACCTCTACAGAAACTGAGTTCCGTGATGTTAGTTTGCAGCGGAATCGTCTAGTGCGGAAGGCAGAGGATGTAGGGAGAAAGGTTACAGCTGGTTCTGATTCAGATTGTTCTGGTCGTCAGGGAACAAATTTGAGCAGGCAATCATCCATTACCGATCAGGAACTAAACTTGCAGGCTAGAGTGATGAGACCAGGAAAAGGGAACCAAGATCGGCATGGTGAATTGCAAATGAAGGCAAATGAGTTGGAGAAATTATTTGCTGAACACAAGTTAACATCCTCCCGACGAGGCAAACCTACAGATGTGCAGGCTGATAGCACACCTACGGTGAGTGAGGTAAAGCAGACAATGGTTCTTCATGAGACAATTCATACAAAACAAGTTGTAAAGGAGAGTGTAACAACCAATGATTTTGAtgccggtgagcttctgaagaTGGTTAATAATCAAGGATTTAACATTAGCACACCACAAAAACTTGGCATTCTAAGTTTAGAAGAGTCGAGAGGGAAGTTTTATGAGCATTATATGCAGAAGAGGGACGCAAAACTGAAGGAAGGCTGGAAACTGCAGAGAGAGGAGAAGGAAGCAATGTTAAAGGCTATGCATGAGAGTCTAGAACGGAGCAAGGCCGAGTTGCTAGCTAAATTCTCTCGGTCTGCTGATGTCCCTGACTCAACTTATGTTGCTCATTGTTCTCAGAAGATTCTTCCTTCACGATCAGGAAGAAAAAATAAGGATCAG GGGGTTGACTCATTCTTGGTTGAAGAGGAACTGAATAGTGACTACCTATCTGGTGATGGTTCTTCCAGGAGTGCTGATTCCAGGAAGCATTTTTCAAATAAAGTTGCTTCCACCCAAAAGGCATCTGCTGGTCCTATCCATAAGCGTTCATCAAGGATTGCAAGCTCCGGTTATGCTAATCGCAGGAATCCACCAGAAAATCCTCTAGCACAGTCTGTCCCCAGTTTCTCTGacttaagaaaagaaaatacaaAGCCTTCACCTGGGCTCAGTAGAGCGACTGCAAGAGTTCAGCAAAAGTCTTTTGCCCGTAGCAAGAGCATTATTGAAGAGTCAAAGAGTATATTGAAAGAAGATCAATCGAGGAGGTCACAATCTATGAGGAAGAGCCAAATTCCTGATGAGTTGAAGGACATTTCATCAGGGAATGAGGATATTTACAATTGGGCTCCCTCAAGAATTTCCAAGAACCAATCGGAGGGAGCTTTTGCTCACAGTGCCCGTCGAGTGGGTCCACCAAAGCCTTTTCTTAGGAAAGGCAATGGGACTCACCCTGTTATAGGCATAGCTGGATTTCAGGCTGCAGCTGCCATGATGGCAAATGCCCTCCAGCATGGTGACAGTGGTGATTTTGAAGATCAGCAAGAGGATTCCCCTGATGATGCCAAAGAAGAGGAAGAATATGAAAGCATTGAAGAAAATCTTAGAGAAAGTGACTTTCCTGCTGATTCTGACAGTGAGAACCCAAGAGTGAGTCATGAATTTGGAAATTCAGATGACCCAGGGTCAGAAAATGGTGATGCTGATTTTCCAAGTGAATCCGCAATTGGTGGTACTAAGTTCACTGCTTTTACAGGAAATGTTCACAATCCAACTGGTGATGTTCCAGCCCCCTGGAGTTCCCGTCTTCCACAGCTGTTCCCTTACACGAATGATAATTCAGATGGTGACGCTTTCGCCGATTCACCATCGGGAAGTCCATCACCATGGAATTCTCATTCACTTGATGAAATAACAGATGCTGATGTATCTCGGATGCGGAAAAAGTGGGGCAGTGCACAGATGCCTTTTGCTGGTGTCAATGCATCTCAACAGCCACGCAAAGATGTTTCCAAAGGATTGAAGAAACTGTGGAAATTTGGTAGGAAGACGAGAGCCGGTGATGGTTCAGTGAATGATTGGGTATCTGCTTCCACTGCCTCAGAATGCGATGATGACATGGAAGATGGGCGAGATCTGGTAGTAGGATCTTCTGATGATTTCAGAAAGTCTCGAATGGGTTATCTTGCTTCATATGATGGTTTTGTTGAGAATGAGGTTTTTGCTGAACAAG AACAATCACTACGCAGCTCCATTCCGAACCCACCTGCAAATTTCAGATTGAGGGAAGATCAACTGACTGGAAGTTCTCTTAAAG